Proteins from one Rosa chinensis cultivar Old Blush chromosome 7, RchiOBHm-V2, whole genome shotgun sequence genomic window:
- the LOC112177762 gene encoding F-box protein At3g07870 encodes MPEFDVVGSFDGLLCLADAVNNVALYIYNPFTKDYIQLPRTTQYPNRHRHVVFGFGYSPLTEVYKVVKITYYNGHGEYYGYRDCRTYYSKFPRLSDVQIFTTGRPIWRSIGSASHYLDASPAETLVNGRLHWATWTSRRLRSGGQLVSFDLYDEQFREVPTPEFGSRRCIHPLVVGGCLAAVGLSIIWQLDIWVMKEYGVRESWVRQWSIGRHIPQTLEQKLDDEVGNYRPWTISRIADKARDVVIRVLNVSESGHILLEYKSRALVLYDPTNGKFIELEFEGMPRWFQTVVHQGRLDQVDTIFNR; translated from the coding sequence ATGCCTGAGTTTGATGTGGTAggctcatttgatggtttgctcTGCTTAGCTGATGCAGTGAACAATGTTGCACTGTACATATATAATCCATTCACTAAGGATTATATACAGCTGCCTAGGACCACCCAGTATCCTAATCGACATAGACATGTGGTATTTGGATTTGGGTATAGTCCCTTGACTGAAGTATACAAGGTAGTGAAGATAACTTATTACAATGGTCATGGAGAGTACTATGGTTATAGAGATTGCCGGACTTACTACAGTAAATTTCCCCGACTATCCGACGTTCAGATTTTCACAACAGGAAGACCTATCTGGAGAAGTATAGGCAGTGCATCTCACTACTTGGATGCGTCACCAGCAGAGACATTGGTCAATGGAAGACTTCATTGGGCCACTTGGACCTCACGCAGACTGCGATCTGGTGGCCAGCTCGTCTCGTTTGACCTATATGATGAGCAATTCAGAGAGGTTCCAACGCCTGAGTTTGGAAGCAGGAGGTGTATTCATCCTCTGGTTGTAGGAGGTTGTCTTGCTGCAGTTGGTTTGTCCATAATTTGGCAGTTAGATATATGGGTTATGAAGGAGTATGGTGTGAGAGAATCATGGGTCAGACAATGGAGCATAGGAAGGCACATTCCGCAGACACTGGAACAAAAGCTTGATGACGAGGTTGGCAACTACCGACCCTGGACGATATCCCGTATAGCAGACAAAGCAAGAGATGTGGTTATTCGGGTTTTGAACGTTTCGGAGAGTGGCCATATCTTGTTGGAGTACAAAAGTAGGGCTCTAGTTCTTTATGACCCAACTAATGGAAAATTTATAGAACTGGAATTTGAAGGGATGCCAAGATGGTTTCAAACTGTTGTTCATCAGGGCAGACTCGATCAAGTTGATACCATTTTTAACAGGTGA